One Paraburkholderia kururiensis DNA window includes the following coding sequences:
- a CDS encoding sulfurtransferase TusA family protein, whose translation MQTQVHKEVDARGLNCPLPILRAKKALADMESGQILKVLATDPGSQRDFAAFAKQTGNEIVESSVEDKTFVFLMRRR comes from the coding sequence ATGCAAACTCAGGTTCACAAGGAAGTGGATGCGCGCGGGCTCAACTGTCCGCTGCCCATCCTGCGCGCCAAGAAGGCGCTGGCCGACATGGAAAGCGGGCAGATTCTGAAGGTGCTCGCCACCGATCCGGGCTCGCAACGCGATTTCGCCGCCTTCGCGAAGCAGACGGGTAACGAGATCGTGGAAAGCTCCGTGGAGGACAAGACCTTCGTGTTTCTCATGCGGCGGCGCTAG
- a CDS encoding cupin-like domain-containing protein gives MKRTVERLAEHYVAPTQTYTLDLVVTGHERECWRFVMGATVQSISPDECDSQPPAMCTLTLSRALLEHVLEHPASFDLRSAQSLALGGARVTGTSRIAAWWIQLLKRPDATQRAALARARAHAPGSLRAVARVSRHDGSEQALLAQVLNALQSSTPLHLAGVLDWPETQWSAADWRVREGETVLPIASGEGQHVRVSALIDAFSDTAAQSATPYTEGCLLPPAWETRFAMPLVPRDLLGPGQLWAGRRSTQAVTRLHCDLGNSFLAQVLGRKRVRLYSPAQERALYALDAFNSYRVCAVDVDAPDFERHPRFAEAQGVDVLLAPGDLLVVPTGWFHCVWAVDDVLSVSRVLSDDRITRLRSLA, from the coding sequence ATGAAGCGCACCGTCGAAAGACTGGCCGAACACTACGTTGCGCCCACCCAGACGTACACGCTGGATCTCGTCGTAACCGGTCATGAGCGCGAGTGCTGGCGCTTCGTGATGGGTGCGACCGTGCAATCGATTTCGCCCGATGAGTGCGACTCGCAGCCGCCCGCCATGTGCACGTTGACGTTGTCGCGCGCGCTGCTCGAACACGTGCTCGAGCACCCTGCGTCGTTCGATCTGCGCAGCGCCCAAAGCCTCGCCCTGGGCGGCGCACGCGTCACGGGAACCAGCCGGATCGCCGCCTGGTGGATTCAATTGCTCAAGCGGCCCGATGCAACGCAGCGCGCCGCGCTTGCACGGGCTCGTGCGCACGCGCCGGGGTCGCTGCGGGCCGTAGCCCGTGTATCGCGGCACGATGGCTCCGAGCAGGCGTTGCTCGCGCAGGTGTTGAACGCGCTGCAATCGAGCACCCCATTGCATCTCGCAGGGGTGCTCGACTGGCCCGAGACGCAATGGAGCGCCGCCGACTGGCGCGTGCGAGAAGGCGAAACGGTACTGCCCATCGCCTCGGGAGAAGGTCAACACGTGCGCGTGAGCGCGCTGATCGACGCGTTTTCGGATACGGCCGCGCAGAGCGCCACGCCCTACACCGAAGGCTGCCTGCTGCCGCCCGCGTGGGAGACCCGCTTTGCGATGCCGCTCGTGCCTCGCGACCTGCTGGGTCCGGGACAGCTCTGGGCCGGCCGGCGCAGCACGCAAGCGGTCACGCGTCTGCATTGCGATCTCGGCAACTCGTTTCTCGCGCAGGTGCTGGGACGCAAGCGCGTGCGCCTCTATAGTCCGGCCCAGGAACGCGCGCTCTATGCGCTCGATGCGTTCAACAGCTACCGGGTCTGCGCGGTGGACGTGGACGCACCGGACTTCGAACGGCACCCGCGTTTTGCCGAGGCGCAGGGCGTCGACGTGTTGCTGGCGCCCGGCGATCTGCTCGTCGTGCCGACAGGCTGGTTTCACTGCGTATGGGCGGTGGATGACGTGCTTTCGGTCAGCCGCGTATTGAGCGACGACCGGATCACGCGGCTGCGGTCGCTCGCGTGA
- a CDS encoding methyl-accepting chemotaxis protein: MRNNQPVTQHEFEFPDNATLMSTTDAQSHITYANAAFIQVSGFSEEEIQGQPHNIVRHPDMPKEAFADMWATLKGGEPWTALVKNRRKNGDHYWVRANAIPVVRNGRAAGYMSVRTKATREEIAAAESLYRDFREGKAGNRRFHKGLLVRRGLMGWMSLLTTMPVRWRIRSALLVMAPATVAAAWLLGLAGGALGGFAALMAALSFVATWWLESQISRPLEQVLAQALRVATGESQNVVHMNRADEIGMTLRTISQLGLMFRWLIDDVSEQVINVQRASDEIAQGNTDLSKRTEQAAFSVQQTAASMAQMTATVKSNAETALQANTLSGSASGAAARGGRAVSEVVHTMNEITDSSRRIADIIGVIDGIAFQTNILALNAAVEAARAGEQGRGFAVVAGEVRGLAQRSANAAREIKDLIGASVERVESGARIVDDAGTTMDEIVAQVKRVSDLIAEIRAATEEQSSGVTQVDAAVGELDRITQQNAALVEESTAASESLKQQATRLVDAVSVFR, encoded by the coding sequence ATGCGAAACAACCAGCCAGTCACGCAGCACGAATTCGAGTTTCCCGACAACGCCACGCTGATGTCCACCACGGACGCGCAGAGTCACATCACCTACGCCAACGCGGCGTTCATTCAGGTCAGCGGCTTTTCCGAGGAAGAAATTCAGGGCCAGCCGCACAACATCGTGCGTCATCCCGACATGCCGAAAGAAGCGTTCGCCGACATGTGGGCCACGCTGAAGGGCGGCGAGCCGTGGACGGCGCTCGTCAAGAACCGCCGCAAGAACGGCGATCACTACTGGGTGCGGGCCAACGCGATACCGGTGGTGCGCAACGGCCGGGCCGCGGGCTACATGTCGGTGCGAACCAAGGCGACGCGCGAGGAAATTGCCGCAGCGGAGTCGCTCTATCGCGACTTCCGCGAGGGCAAGGCCGGCAACCGGCGCTTTCACAAGGGCCTGCTGGTGCGCCGCGGCCTGATGGGGTGGATGTCGCTGCTGACGACGATGCCGGTGCGCTGGCGTATCCGCTCGGCGTTGCTCGTCATGGCGCCGGCGACGGTCGCCGCGGCCTGGCTGCTCGGCCTTGCCGGCGGCGCGCTGGGCGGCTTTGCGGCGCTGATGGCGGCGTTGTCGTTCGTGGCCACGTGGTGGCTCGAATCGCAGATTTCGCGACCGCTCGAACAGGTGCTTGCCCAGGCGCTGCGCGTGGCGACGGGGGAGAGCCAGAACGTCGTTCACATGAACCGCGCCGACGAAATCGGCATGACGCTGCGCACGATCAGCCAGCTCGGCCTGATGTTTCGCTGGCTTATCGACGACGTGAGCGAGCAGGTCATCAACGTGCAGCGCGCGAGCGACGAGATCGCGCAGGGCAACACCGATCTGAGCAAGCGCACCGAGCAGGCCGCCTTCAGCGTGCAGCAGACGGCGGCGTCCATGGCGCAGATGACGGCCACGGTGAAGAGCAATGCCGAAACGGCGCTGCAGGCCAACACGCTTTCGGGCTCGGCGAGCGGCGCTGCGGCGCGGGGCGGGCGCGCGGTGTCCGAAGTCGTGCATACGATGAACGAGATCACCGACAGCTCGCGGCGCATTGCCGACATCATCGGCGTGATCGACGGCATCGCGTTCCAGACCAACATCCTGGCGCTCAACGCGGCAGTGGAGGCCGCACGCGCGGGCGAACAGGGACGCGGTTTCGCCGTGGTGGCGGGCGAAGTGCGCGGGCTCGCGCAACGCAGCGCGAACGCGGCGCGCGAGATCAAGGACCTGATCGGCGCGAGCGTGGAGCGCGTGGAGTCGGGCGCGCGCATTGTGGACGACGCGGGCACGACGATGGACGAGATCGTGGCGCAGGTGAAACGCGTTTCGGACCTCATCGCCGAAATTCGCGCGGCCACCGAGGAGCAGAGCAGCGGTGTCACGCAAGTGGACGCGGCGGTGGGCGAACTGGACCGCATTACGCAGCAGAACGCGGCGCTGGTCGAAGAAAGCACGGCGGCGTCGGAGAGTCTCAAACAGCAGGCTACGCGTCTGGTCGATGCCGTGAGCGTGTTTCGTTGA
- a CDS encoding Crp/Fnr family transcriptional regulator → MFDDVKTRGGFASDAQLADALHLTRAQISAWRNGKSDLGTLVKLRILDVLGHNDVRSAVLSLLPERNRDTLIQEHLALVRRVAGHATAGRNADGTAADAAAPGNRLLAALSPRERERLEPHLAPVAMPLGQVVFRQGEPLTSVYLPTTAIFAIFHATADRAPLGVAVVGNEGMLGLSACIGEPHAARRAVVQGAGEAFRLSVEVARREFALAGAFQRALLRYTQALMAQMTQIALCVNHHTPRQQMCRWLLQTLSRQDSDDIRFSQKVFPDVLGAHAASALDELTSLEASGAVRCRPGSIRVLDRTAIEAAACECHSTLESEYGRIFGVA, encoded by the coding sequence TTGTTCGACGATGTCAAAACGCGGGGCGGCTTCGCAAGCGACGCCCAGCTTGCAGACGCTCTCCATCTCACCCGTGCCCAGATATCGGCCTGGCGCAACGGCAAGAGCGATCTCGGTACCCTCGTCAAGCTTCGCATTCTCGACGTACTCGGTCACAACGACGTGCGCTCGGCCGTGCTGAGCCTGCTGCCCGAAAGAAACCGCGACACGCTGATTCAGGAGCACCTCGCGCTCGTGCGACGCGTCGCAGGCCATGCAACCGCGGGCCGCAATGCGGACGGCACCGCCGCCGACGCTGCGGCGCCCGGCAACCGGCTGCTCGCCGCGCTTTCGCCGCGCGAGCGCGAGCGCCTCGAACCGCATCTCGCGCCGGTGGCGATGCCGCTCGGCCAGGTCGTGTTCCGGCAAGGCGAGCCGCTGACCAGCGTGTACCTGCCGACCACCGCGATCTTCGCGATTTTTCACGCGACGGCGGATCGCGCGCCGCTCGGCGTGGCGGTGGTGGGCAACGAGGGGATGCTGGGCTTGTCCGCGTGCATCGGCGAGCCGCATGCCGCACGGCGTGCCGTCGTGCAAGGGGCGGGCGAGGCCTTCCGGTTGAGCGTGGAGGTGGCACGCCGCGAGTTCGCGCTCGCGGGCGCGTTCCAGCGGGCGCTGCTGCGTTATACCCAGGCGCTCATGGCGCAGATGACGCAGATCGCCTTGTGCGTGAACCATCACACGCCGCGTCAGCAGATGTGCCGCTGGCTCTTGCAGACGCTCAGCCGCCAGGATTCCGACGACATCCGTTTCAGTCAGAAGGTATTTCCCGACGTGCTGGGTGCCCACGCGGCGAGCGCGCTCGACGAACTGACGTCGCTCGAAGCGAGCGGCGCCGTGCGTTGCCGGCCAGGATCGATTCGCGTGCTCGATCGCACCGCGATCGAAGCGGCCGCGTGCGAATGCCACAGCACGCTCGAAAGCGAATACGGCCGCATCTTTGGGGTCGCCTGA
- a CDS encoding transposase → MHQETGWVVTPFRLSATERRVSDEEWMRVAHLFSNDETRRGGRRKCPDRSVLDAVLWVMTSGEKWHRLPSCYPAQQTCYNRFVAWRRSGLLDQVVRLLGWDAIRADVPHAEV, encoded by the coding sequence ATGCATCAAGAGACCGGTTGGGTGGTCACGCCTTTTCGCCTCTCGGCGACGGAGCGTCGCGTGTCCGACGAAGAATGGATGCGGGTCGCCCATCTGTTCTCGAACGACGAAACGAGACGCGGCGGACGGCGCAAATGCCCGGACCGGTCCGTGCTGGATGCGGTCTTGTGGGTCATGACGAGCGGCGAGAAATGGCACCGGCTGCCGTCCTGCTATCCGGCACAGCAGACCTGCTACAACCGGTTCGTGGCGTGGCGCCGAAGCGGCCTGCTCGATCAGGTCGTGCGGCTGCTCGGCTGGGACGCGATTCGCGCCGACGTCCCGCACGCCGAAGTCTGA